The Vibrio sp. 10N DNA window GGTGCCGAAATTCTTCTTGGTAATACTTTCCACCTATGGCTTCGCCCGGGTCAAGAGATCATGAAGATGCACGGTGACTTGCACGACTTCATGAACTGGCATGGTCCTATCCTGACTGATTCAGGCGGCTTCCAAGTATTCAGTCTTGGCGATATCCGTAAGATCACAGAAGAGGGTGTGCATTTCCGTAACCCTGTGAACGGTGACCGTATTTTCATGGATGCAGAAAAATCTATGGAAATCCAAAAAGATCTTGGCTCTGATGTGGTGATGATCTTTGACGAATGTACGCCATACCCAGCGACTCACGCAGAAGCGAAGAAGTCGATGGAAATGTCACTACGTTGGGCACAGCGTTCTCGTGATCACTTCGACAAGCTAGAAAACGAAAACTCGCTGTTTGGTATCGTTCAAGGTAGCGTATACGAAGACTTGCGCGATGTGTCGGTGAAAGGCCTGACTGACATCGGTTTTGATGGTTATGCGGTTGGTGGTCTTGCTGTTGGTGAGCCAAAAGAAGAGATGCACCGCGTTCTTGAGTTCACAACTCCTAAGCTTCCTGAAGATAAGCCTCGTTACTTAATGGGCGTAGGTAAACCAGAAGATTTGGTTGAAGGTGTTCGCCGTGGTATCGATATGTTCGACTGTGTGATGCCAACGCGTAACGCTCGTAACGGTCACTTGTTTGTGACTGGTGGGGTAATCAAAATCCGTAACGCGACAAACAAGACGGATACCGGTCCTCTAGATGAGAACTGTGATTGCTACACCTGTAAGAATTACTCGAAAGCGTATCTACATCACCTAGATCGCTGTAACGAAATCTTGGGTGCACGTCTAAACACCATCCACAACCTGCGTCACTATCAAATGCTGATGGAAAGCATCCGTAAAGCGATTGATGAAGACCGTTTTGAGCAGTTTGTGGAAGAGTTTTACGCACGTCGCAACCGCGAAGTGCCACCACTAGATATGAAGGTCGACGCTCAATAGTTGGCTAAATAGTCGGCTATCCCTGCAATTGGTAACAAATCCTAGCTCTGGGTCACATTTTTTGTGCCTTTAAGTGACTATGAAACATTGAGTTACCGTTTGCTTCTTGAAAAGATAGGGGGATAGCCCAATTTTGGATATGTATTTACATTAAAGAGGATGTTCTCCGATGAGTTTGATCTCTGCAGCACACGCAGCTGAAGCAGCACCACAAGGTGGCGGTTTCGAAATGCTAATCATGCTAGGCATGTTCGCGGTAATTTTTTACTTCATGATTTACCGCCCACAAGCGAAGCGTGCAAAAGAGCACAAAAACCTAATGGCTTCTATGGGTAAGGGCGACGAAGTCCTAACTAACGGCGGTCTAATTGGTAAAATCACTAAAATCGCTGAAGACAACGACTACATTGCTATCGCACTAAACGACAACAATGAAGTAGTTATCAAGAAAGACTTCGTTACTGCAGTGCTACCAAAAGGTACGCTGAAGTCTCTATAAAACAGCTATAGGATCTCGCTGTGCTAAATCGTTACCCTTTGTGGAAGTACCTGATGGTGATATTCGCCATTGCGGCAGCGGCGTTATACGCACTTCCCAATCTATACGGTGAAGATCCGGCTATTCAAATTACAGGGGCGCGTGGCGCCTCTGTTGATATGTCGACGCTGGATACTGTCACTAAAGCTCTTGATGAAGAGCAACTCTCTCGTAAGTCCATTGCTCTTGAAAATGGCTCCATTCTTGTTCGTTTTACTGACACTGATACTCAGATCAGTGCCCGTGATATCATCAGTGAAGCGTTAGGCAAAGATTCAATCGTTGCACTTAACCTTGCTCCAGCTACTCCTGATTGGCTTGAGTCTATTGGCGCTGCGCCAATGAAACTCGGTCTTGACCTTCGTGGTGGTGTTCACTTCTTGATGGAAGTCGACATGGATGCTGCGATGGAAAAACTGGTTGGTCAGCAAGAAGAAGGCTTTAGAAGCGATCTTCGTGAAGAGCGCATCCGTTATCGCTCTATCCGCCCAGCGGGTAAAGATGGCGTAGAAGTATTGCTACGTAACGCCGAGCAACTTGCAGAAGCGAAGACGGTACTGGAAGCAAAATACCCAGATATGGACTTCTTCGATTCTGACTCAAACGGCCGCTTTGCTTTGGTCGCTCGATTCAAAGAAACTCGCCTTCAAGAAATCCGCAACTACGCTGTTGAGCAGAACATCACTATCCTACGTAATCGTGTAAACGAACTGGGTGTGGCAGAGCCATTGGTTCAGCGCCAAGGTGCGAGCCGTATCGTGGTTGAGCTACCGGGTGTTCAAGACACGGCGCGCGCGAAAGAGATTTTGGGTGCAACAGCAACACTAGAATTCCGTGAAGTTGACAGCTCGGCTGACTTAGCTGCGGCAGCAAGTGGTCGTGCACCAGCGGGTAGCGAAATTAAGCTTGATCGTGACGGTCGTCCGGTTGTGCTTAAGAAGCGCGTTATCCTAGGCGGTGCGAGCATTACTGATGCAAGCTCAAGCGCAGACGAATACGGTCGCCCACAAGTTAACATCTCACTAGACAGTGAAGGTGGTAACAAGATGGCGGCGTTCTCGCGTCAGAATATCGGTAAGCTGATGGCAACGGTTTTCGCTGAATATAAAGACAGCGGCAAACGCACGCCAGAAGGCAAAGTTATCCTTGATAAGCATGAAGAAGTGATCAACCAAGCGACGATTCAGTCTGCACTTGGTCGTAACTTCCGTATCACAGGTATCGACTCTGCTGCTGAAGCGCACAACCTAGCACTACTGCTTCGTGCAGGTGCTCTGATTGCGCCGATTTCTATTGTTGAAGAACGTACTATCGGTCCATCAATGGGTCAGCAAAACATCGATATGGGTATCAAGGCGTGTATCACAGGTATGATTGCCGTGATGCTATTTACGTTGGTTTACTACCGTCGATTTGGTCTGTTTGCCAACATGGCATTGATGGCGAACATCGTTCTAATCGTTGGTGTCATGTCGATGATTCCAGGTGCGACGATGACGCTGCCAGGTATCGCAGGTATCGTACTGACCGTTGGTATGGCGGTGGATGCGAACGTTCTGATCTTTGAGCGGATACGTGAGGAGCTTAAAGAGGGGCGTAACCCACAACAAGCGATTCACCAAGGCTATGCTAACGCATTCAGTACCATCGCCGATGCCAACATCACCACCTTGATTACAGCGATCATTCTATTTGCTGTGGGTACAGGTGCGATCAAAGGCTTCGCGGTCACACTGTCTATCGGTATTCTTACTTCTATGTTTACAGCCATCATTGGTACACGTTGTCTCGTGAACCTGGTTTATGGCGGCAAACGTATCAACAAATTGTCGATCTAAGGGTTAGTTATGTTTCAGATAATGAAAGCAGACAAAACGATCGACTTTATGCGTTGGTCAAAAGTTGCGTTCGTTTTGTCCATTGTGATGATCGGCGCAGCTATTTTTACACTGTCAACGAAGTGGCTTAACTGGGGTCTAGACTTCACTGGCGGTACACTTATCGAGGTGGGCTTCGAACAGCCTGCAAACCTTGAGGAAGTCCGTTCAGCACTCGATGCGAAAGGGTTCGGTGACGCTACGGTACAGAACTTCGGTTCTGCTCGTGACGTTATGGTTCGCCTGCGTCCTCGTGATGACATGCAAGCAGAGGCGCTGGGTAACCAGATCCTAGATGCCATTCGTGTAGGCACGGGTGAAGACGTTGAAATGCGTCGTATCGAGTTCGTAGGTCCGAACGTAGGTGATGAACTAACAGAGGCGGGCGGTCTAGCGATCCTTGTGTCTCTTATCTGTATCTTGATCTACGTATCAGTGCGATTTGAATGGCGTTTGGCGGCGGGTGCGGTACTCGCGCTG harbors:
- the tgt gene encoding tRNA guanosine(34) transglycosylase Tgt; amino-acid sequence: MKLQYELKKKDGHARRGQLTFERGTVQTPAFMPVGTYGTVKGMTPEEVRGTGAEILLGNTFHLWLRPGQEIMKMHGDLHDFMNWHGPILTDSGGFQVFSLGDIRKITEEGVHFRNPVNGDRIFMDAEKSMEIQKDLGSDVVMIFDECTPYPATHAEAKKSMEMSLRWAQRSRDHFDKLENENSLFGIVQGSVYEDLRDVSVKGLTDIGFDGYAVGGLAVGEPKEEMHRVLEFTTPKLPEDKPRYLMGVGKPEDLVEGVRRGIDMFDCVMPTRNARNGHLFVTGGVIKIRNATNKTDTGPLDENCDCYTCKNYSKAYLHHLDRCNEILGARLNTIHNLRHYQMLMESIRKAIDEDRFEQFVEEFYARRNREVPPLDMKVDAQ
- the yajC gene encoding preprotein translocase subunit YajC yields the protein MSLISAAHAAEAAPQGGGFEMLIMLGMFAVIFYFMIYRPQAKRAKEHKNLMASMGKGDEVLTNGGLIGKITKIAEDNDYIAIALNDNNEVVIKKDFVTAVLPKGTLKSL
- the secD gene encoding protein translocase subunit SecD translates to MLNRYPLWKYLMVIFAIAAAALYALPNLYGEDPAIQITGARGASVDMSTLDTVTKALDEEQLSRKSIALENGSILVRFTDTDTQISARDIISEALGKDSIVALNLAPATPDWLESIGAAPMKLGLDLRGGVHFLMEVDMDAAMEKLVGQQEEGFRSDLREERIRYRSIRPAGKDGVEVLLRNAEQLAEAKTVLEAKYPDMDFFDSDSNGRFALVARFKETRLQEIRNYAVEQNITILRNRVNELGVAEPLVQRQGASRIVVELPGVQDTARAKEILGATATLEFREVDSSADLAAAASGRAPAGSEIKLDRDGRPVVLKKRVILGGASITDASSSADEYGRPQVNISLDSEGGNKMAAFSRQNIGKLMATVFAEYKDSGKRTPEGKVILDKHEEVINQATIQSALGRNFRITGIDSAAEAHNLALLLRAGALIAPISIVEERTIGPSMGQQNIDMGIKACITGMIAVMLFTLVYYRRFGLFANMALMANIVLIVGVMSMIPGATMTLPGIAGIVLTVGMAVDANVLIFERIREELKEGRNPQQAIHQGYANAFSTIADANITTLITAIILFAVGTGAIKGFAVTLSIGILTSMFTAIIGTRCLVNLVYGGKRINKLSI
- the secF gene encoding protein translocase subunit SecF yields the protein MFQIMKADKTIDFMRWSKVAFVLSIVMIGAAIFTLSTKWLNWGLDFTGGTLIEVGFEQPANLEEVRSALDAKGFGDATVQNFGSARDVMVRLRPRDDMQAEALGNQILDAIRVGTGEDVEMRRIEFVGPNVGDELTEAGGLAILVSLICILIYVSVRFEWRLAAGAVLALAHDVIITLGIFSLMQIEVDLTIVAALLTVVGYSLNDTIVVFDRIRENFRKMRKGEPADIMNSSITQTLSRTLITSGTTLFVVIALFTQGGAMIHGFATALLLGITVGTYSSIYVASALALKLGIQKEHLMPPQIEKEGAEFDEMP